The proteins below come from a single Edaphobacter acidisoli genomic window:
- the glpK gene encoding glycerol kinase GlpK, with translation MANRQYILALDQGTTSSRAMVIDETGSVVSIKQHPFQQIFPQPGWVEHNPTEIWSSQSGVATEALAEANLTERDIAAIGITNQRETTVLWDRETGEPVYNAIVWQDRRTAEFCDALRTRGEAAMIQAKTGLLPDAYFSASKLNWLLNNVAGARERAEAGKLAFGTVDSWLIWKLTQGRAHVTDATNASRTMLFNIHTLDWDEELLKLFCVPRAVLPKVVASSGHCGTTKGILDGVSIAGIAGDQQAALFGQMCSKAGMAKCTFGTGSFMLMNTGTKPVSSQNRLLTTIAWQIGDAVEYALEGSMLMAGAVVQWLRDELQIIRTSAEIEELASSVVDAGGVVMVPAFAGLGAPHWDQYARGALLGMTRGTTRAHIARAALEGIALQVTDVLEAMQMDAGVPLAELRVDGGASQNNLLMQIQSDVLGIPVVRPKNAEATVLGAAYLAGLAVGYWPNVDSIAQQWQVDRVFQPKIGAESRSKVRALWHKALGRAQDWEGHE, from the coding sequence TTGGCCAACAGGCAGTACATTCTTGCACTTGATCAGGGAACAACCAGTTCGCGCGCCATGGTCATCGACGAGACCGGCAGCGTCGTTTCCATCAAACAGCACCCTTTCCAGCAAATATTTCCCCAACCAGGGTGGGTAGAGCACAACCCCACAGAAATATGGTCCTCACAGAGTGGGGTCGCTACGGAGGCCCTCGCAGAGGCAAACCTTACTGAGCGCGATATCGCCGCCATCGGCATCACGAATCAGCGTGAAACTACGGTGCTGTGGGACCGCGAGACGGGAGAACCGGTCTACAACGCAATCGTCTGGCAGGACCGGAGGACGGCGGAGTTCTGTGATGCGCTGCGGACGCGTGGCGAAGCGGCAATGATCCAAGCAAAGACTGGCTTGTTACCTGATGCGTACTTCTCCGCCAGCAAGCTGAACTGGCTCTTGAACAACGTTGCGGGCGCACGCGAACGCGCCGAAGCGGGCAAACTCGCCTTCGGCACGGTGGATAGCTGGCTCATCTGGAAGCTGACTCAAGGAAGGGCGCACGTCACCGACGCGACAAACGCGTCCCGGACGATGCTCTTCAACATCCACACTCTCGATTGGGATGAAGAGTTGCTGAAGCTCTTCTGTGTTCCGCGAGCGGTTTTACCGAAGGTGGTTGCATCGAGCGGTCACTGCGGGACGACGAAGGGCATTCTTGACGGAGTTTCGATTGCCGGCATCGCCGGCGATCAGCAGGCCGCACTGTTTGGGCAGATGTGCAGCAAAGCCGGTATGGCAAAGTGCACCTTCGGCACAGGCAGCTTTATGCTGATGAATACAGGCACGAAACCTGTTTCTTCGCAGAACCGCCTTCTAACAACGATCGCCTGGCAGATCGGCGATGCAGTGGAATATGCGCTAGAAGGCAGCATGCTAATGGCAGGCGCAGTGGTGCAATGGCTGCGAGATGAGTTGCAGATCATTCGCACCTCAGCAGAGATCGAAGAACTTGCTTCGTCGGTTGTGGACGCTGGCGGCGTAGTCATGGTGCCCGCCTTTGCAGGGCTCGGTGCTCCGCATTGGGATCAGTATGCACGTGGAGCTCTGCTGGGGATGACGCGGGGAACGACGCGAGCACACATTGCGCGGGCTGCGCTTGAGGGCATTGCGCTTCAGGTGACAGATGTACTGGAGGCCATGCAGATGGACGCTGGGGTGCCACTGGCCGAACTGCGCGTGGACGGAGGAGCCTCGCAGAATAATCTGCTGATGCAGATTCAGTCAGATGTGCTGGGTATTCCGGTGGTGCGACCGAAAAACGCTGAAGCTACCGTGCTTGGTGCAGCGTATCTTGCTGGACTTGCTGTGGGCTATTGGCCGAACGTCGACTCCATTGCGCAGCAATGGCAGGTAGACCGAGTGTTCCAACCGAAAATTGGCGCTGAATCACGGAGTAAGGTTCGCGCGTTGTGGCATAAGGCGCTGGGCCGTGCGCAGGATTGGGAAGGACACGAATAG
- a CDS encoding glycoside hydrolase family 3 protein: MPRKTRTVPSLYLRYARLAALASVTLSSAAAMAQKAPLYLDPSQPVQARVDDLVGRMTLEEKVSQMQNHAAAIPRLDVPEYDWWSEGLHGIARSGYATVFPQAIGLAATWDVPLMHEVATTISTEARAKHSEAVRHNIHSIFYGLDIWSPNINIFRDPRWGRGQETYGEDPFLTSRMGVTFVEGLQGDNPKYYKTIATPKHYVVHSGPESTRHVANVDVSPHDLEDTYLPAFRATITEAKADSIMCAYNAIDGEPACANTFLLKDVLRKDWGFKGYVTSDCAAITDVAEGHKFAPDLEHASVVSVRAGTDTSCGKEYSTLVKAVHDGLISESEIDISVKRLFTARFELGMFDPPADVAYARIPFSEVDSPAHRELALKVSEKSMVLLKNDGILPLKKSVKTIAVIGPNAASLAAIEGNYNAIPSHPVLPLGGMGAKFGATNILYAQGSPYVSELPVVVPRALLHPAKGDKRFGLKGEYFNNIDFTGSPVFTRVDQFIDFDWDAASPGPGTDMSAFGVRWTGTITAPKPGSYPFMFKLAHCYPCGDAENVRVFVDGKQVSYTQTPAKEFRSNGLEPFTLNLTDTKPHELRIEYSHHARLFGAGLTFEWMPPIDTERENAVEAAKKADVAVVFVGLSPNLEGEEMNIHVEGFNGGDRTEIELPDAQKHLLEAVAATGKPVIVVMLNGSALAMQWAKEHAAAVLEAWYPGEEGGTAIAETLAGDTDPAGRLPVTFYEGTKQLPAFDDYSMADRTYRYFKGTPLWGFGYGLSYTSFKWSNVKLSTNKLTAGEPLTVDADVKNIGKRKGDAVSEIYLKAPASPTTPIHALVGFARTPLEAGQMQHIHIVIRPRSLSTVAADGKRSIQAGEYSIFVGGAQPGETNEGETKSFSIVGDKDLPR; the protein is encoded by the coding sequence ATGCCTCGGAAGACCAGGACTGTCCCGTCTTTGTATTTGCGTTATGCGCGACTCGCCGCACTTGCCTCGGTCACGCTATCCTCTGCCGCTGCCATGGCACAGAAGGCGCCGCTCTATCTCGATCCTTCACAGCCTGTTCAGGCGCGCGTGGATGACCTTGTGGGAAGAATGACGCTCGAAGAGAAGGTGTCGCAGATGCAGAACCATGCAGCGGCCATTCCACGTCTGGATGTTCCGGAGTACGACTGGTGGAGTGAAGGGTTGCATGGAATCGCTCGGTCGGGCTACGCGACGGTGTTTCCGCAGGCGATTGGGCTGGCCGCAACATGGGACGTTCCGTTGATGCACGAGGTTGCAACGACGATTTCAACTGAAGCACGGGCAAAGCATTCCGAGGCAGTGCGGCACAACATTCATAGCATCTTTTATGGACTCGATATCTGGTCGCCGAACATTAACATCTTTCGCGATCCGAGATGGGGACGCGGACAGGAGACGTACGGGGAAGACCCGTTCCTGACATCTCGAATGGGCGTCACGTTTGTCGAGGGCCTGCAAGGAGACAACCCGAAGTACTACAAAACGATCGCCACGCCGAAGCACTATGTGGTGCATTCGGGACCGGAGAGCACGCGGCACGTTGCCAACGTGGACGTCTCGCCACACGATCTGGAGGACACGTATCTGCCCGCGTTTCGCGCGACGATAACAGAGGCCAAGGCTGACAGCATCATGTGCGCATACAACGCGATTGACGGTGAGCCCGCGTGCGCAAACACGTTTTTGCTCAAGGATGTTCTACGCAAGGACTGGGGCTTCAAAGGTTATGTCACTTCCGATTGCGCAGCGATTACGGACGTTGCCGAAGGCCACAAGTTCGCTCCAGACCTCGAGCACGCCTCGGTTGTTTCAGTGCGCGCGGGTACGGATACGAGTTGCGGTAAGGAGTATTCCACGCTGGTAAAAGCCGTGCACGATGGGTTGATCTCGGAGAGCGAGATTGATATCTCGGTGAAGCGTTTGTTTACGGCACGGTTTGAGCTGGGGATGTTCGATCCGCCGGCAGACGTGGCCTATGCGCGGATTCCGTTTTCGGAAGTGGACTCTCCGGCCCACCGTGAGTTGGCGCTTAAGGTTTCGGAGAAGTCGATGGTTCTGCTCAAGAATGACGGGATTCTTCCGCTCAAGAAGAGCGTGAAGACGATTGCTGTGATTGGGCCGAATGCAGCTTCGCTGGCAGCGATTGAAGGCAACTACAACGCGATTCCCTCGCATCCGGTGCTGCCGCTGGGAGGTATGGGAGCTAAGTTTGGCGCGACAAACATTCTGTATGCGCAGGGTTCGCCGTATGTCTCGGAATTGCCAGTGGTGGTGCCACGCGCTCTGCTGCATCCGGCGAAGGGCGACAAACGATTTGGCCTGAAGGGCGAGTACTTCAACAACATCGATTTCACAGGCTCGCCCGTATTCACCCGAGTGGACCAGTTCATCGACTTCGACTGGGACGCTGCGTCGCCAGGCCCCGGCACAGATATGTCGGCGTTTGGTGTGCGCTGGACTGGCACAATTACAGCGCCGAAGCCGGGCAGCTATCCGTTCATGTTCAAGCTGGCGCATTGCTATCCGTGCGGGGACGCGGAGAATGTTCGCGTGTTTGTGGATGGCAAACAGGTCTCGTACACACAGACGCCAGCCAAAGAGTTTCGCTCGAATGGTCTTGAGCCGTTCACTCTGAATCTCACAGATACAAAACCGCATGAGCTGCGCATTGAGTATTCACACCATGCGCGGCTGTTTGGCGCTGGGTTGACATTTGAGTGGATGCCCCCAATCGATACAGAGCGAGAGAATGCCGTCGAAGCAGCAAAGAAGGCCGATGTCGCTGTGGTGTTCGTGGGGCTTTCTCCGAATCTGGAGGGCGAGGAGATGAACATCCATGTCGAGGGATTCAACGGTGGCGACCGTACTGAGATCGAATTACCAGATGCTCAGAAGCACCTGCTGGAGGCAGTAGCTGCTACGGGCAAGCCAGTGATCGTGGTGATGCTGAACGGCAGTGCGCTGGCAATGCAGTGGGCCAAAGAGCATGCAGCGGCGGTGTTGGAGGCGTGGTATCCCGGCGAAGAGGGCGGAACGGCGATCGCGGAAACGCTGGCTGGAGACACGGATCCAGCAGGCAGGCTACCGGTGACCTTCTATGAAGGCACGAAACAATTGCCGGCATTTGATGATTATTCGATGGCTGACCGAACTTACCGGTACTTCAAGGGGACTCCGCTCTGGGGCTTTGGCTATGGTCTGAGCTATACGAGCTTCAAGTGGAGCAACGTGAAGCTTTCGACCAACAAGCTGACGGCGGGAGAGCCGTTGACTGTGGATGCAGACGTGAAGAACATTGGCAAAAGGAAAGGCGATGCGGTATCGGAGATTTACCTGAAAGCTCCGGCTTCGCCGACAACGCCAATTCATGCGCTGGTTGGATTTGCCCGCACACCGCTTGAGGCTGGACAGATGCAGCATATCCACATCGTGATCCGACCGCGCAGCCTTAGCACCGTTGCAGCTGACGGTAAGCGCAGCATTCAAGCTGGCGAGTACTCGATCTTCGTGGGAGGAGCACAGCCAGGCGAGACCAATGAGGGCGAGACGAAGAGCTTCAGCATTGTGGGAGACAAGGACCTGCCACGATAA
- the manD gene encoding D-mannonate dehydratase ManD, whose protein sequence is METKIIDARVIVTCPGRNFVTLKITTTDGVYGVGDGTLNGRELAVAAYLQEHVVPCLIGRDADRIEDTWQYLYRGAYWRRGPVTMAAIAAVDTALWDIKAKRANMPLYQLLGGKCREGVTVYTHANGHDIAQLLDSVSHHIELGYKAVRVQCAVPGVADAYGIPHGDKPYEPADASIPREEVWSTPKYLRFAPKMMEAVRAKVGFDVALLHDAHHRLTPIEAAALGKSLEEFRLFWLEDVTPAENQEAFQLVRQHTTTPLAVGEVFNSIFDCQQLISERLIDYVRASVAHAGGITHMRRIASFAELYGVKTGCHGPTDVSPICMGAALHFGLSVPNFGIQEHMPHCAETDEVFPHAYTFNDGYMQPGEQPGHGVDIDEKLAARFPYKRMYLPVARLEDGTLFNW, encoded by the coding sequence ATGGAAACAAAGATCATTGACGCGCGGGTCATTGTCACCTGCCCTGGACGCAACTTCGTCACGCTGAAGATTACGACTACAGACGGCGTCTACGGCGTGGGTGACGGCACGCTGAATGGGCGCGAGCTGGCAGTTGCAGCGTATTTGCAGGAGCATGTGGTTCCCTGCCTTATTGGGCGGGACGCGGACCGCATCGAGGACACGTGGCAGTATCTCTATCGCGGAGCCTACTGGCGGCGTGGGCCTGTGACAATGGCGGCCATCGCCGCCGTGGACACGGCTCTGTGGGATATCAAGGCAAAGCGCGCGAATATGCCGCTCTATCAACTGCTCGGAGGCAAATGCCGCGAGGGCGTGACTGTATACACGCACGCGAACGGTCACGATATTGCGCAACTGCTGGATTCGGTATCCCATCACATCGAGCTTGGCTATAAGGCCGTGCGTGTGCAGTGCGCAGTACCTGGTGTAGCTGACGCCTATGGAATTCCGCATGGCGACAAGCCCTATGAGCCGGCTGACGCGAGCATCCCGCGCGAGGAGGTCTGGTCCACACCGAAGTATCTGCGCTTTGCTCCGAAGATGATGGAAGCCGTGCGTGCGAAGGTCGGCTTCGATGTGGCGCTGCTGCACGACGCGCATCATCGACTGACACCGATTGAGGCAGCTGCATTGGGCAAAAGCCTGGAGGAATTTCGCTTGTTCTGGCTTGAAGATGTGACTCCAGCAGAAAACCAGGAGGCGTTTCAGCTAGTGAGACAGCACACGACTACGCCGCTGGCTGTAGGCGAGGTATTCAACTCGATCTTTGACTGCCAACAGCTGATTTCGGAACGGTTGATCGACTACGTTCGCGCTTCAGTTGCGCACGCAGGAGGAATTACGCACATGCGCCGCATCGCCAGCTTCGCCGAGCTCTACGGAGTGAAGACGGGCTGCCATGGGCCGACGGACGTTTCTCCCATCTGCATGGGTGCCGCTCTGCATTTTGGACTGAGCGTTCCGAACTTCGGTATTCAGGAGCACATGCCACACTGCGCCGAGACCGATGAGGTCTTTCCCCATGCCTACACGTTCAATGATGGATACATGCAGCCGGGTGAGCAACCCGGACATGGCGTGGACATTGACGAAAAGCTGGCGGCGCGGTTTCCGTATAAACGGATGTACCTTCCTGTGGCACGGCTTGAGGATGGAACACTGTTCAATTGGTAA
- a CDS encoding SDR family NAD(P)-dependent oxidoreductase encodes MTACLNGKTAVVIGGTQGIGRAIALGLSGAGAGVVASSRSAQSVEQMAQDLEAYGAATLRIVSDVADRSSLEALHDAVIAAFGKVDILVNCAGMTSRVPTLECSEETWDRIMDVNLTGTLRACQIFGKSMLERGYGRIINIASLSTFVAFHEVAAYGASKAAVAALTRSLAVEWSSSGVSVNAIAPGIFPTDLNRKIIESPRGKELLLRSPMRRFGAVEEVVGAAVYFASDESSYTTGQIIVVDGGQLASGVNQ; translated from the coding sequence ATGACAGCATGTTTGAACGGGAAGACGGCAGTAGTGATTGGAGGTACGCAGGGAATTGGCCGCGCAATCGCACTTGGCTTGTCTGGCGCAGGTGCTGGAGTCGTTGCAAGCTCCCGCTCCGCGCAGTCTGTTGAACAGATGGCGCAAGACCTGGAGGCATACGGGGCTGCCACGCTCCGGATCGTCTCCGACGTGGCAGATCGTAGCTCTCTTGAAGCCTTACACGATGCCGTGATCGCAGCATTCGGCAAGGTGGATATCCTCGTAAATTGTGCAGGCATGACCTCGCGCGTCCCAACGCTTGAATGCTCTGAGGAAACATGGGACCGAATCATGGACGTCAATCTGACTGGAACGCTGCGCGCCTGCCAGATCTTCGGCAAATCAATGCTCGAGCGGGGGTACGGCAGAATCATCAATATTGCGTCACTTTCCACCTTCGTTGCCTTTCACGAAGTTGCTGCCTATGGCGCCAGCAAAGCTGCTGTCGCTGCATTGACACGCTCTCTCGCTGTCGAGTGGTCGTCCTCCGGAGTCTCGGTCAATGCAATTGCACCAGGCATCTTCCCCACGGACCTCAATCGCAAGATTATCGAGTCGCCGCGAGGCAAAGAGTTGCTCCTGCGTTCGCCAATGCGCCGGTTCGGAGCAGTTGAAGAGGTTGTAGGTGCGGCGGTGTATTTTGCCTCCGACGAAAGCTCATACACGACGGGCCAAATCATCGTCGTGGATGGTGGGCAGCTTGCCAGTGGGGTCAACCAATAG
- a CDS encoding alpha-glucuronidase family glycosyl hydrolase, which produces MLVSASVLFASPVPGARQPVDPQAAWLAYNAVDAQRVFPAGTAMPNTVLRLGDSAVEISAADELHRGFEGMLHRILRLDTDAVQASKDHDLIVIGTAKEIAAWRPSLREKKPLQPEGFRLRSVVAGKDSLLIVEGADERGALYGAFTLLRMIAEERPLTQLDDVEAPSAAVRWTNEWDNPDGSIERGYAGRSIFFDKGDVRQDMSRAREYARLLASVGINGCTINNVNADPSLLRPEKLAEIARIAAAFRPYGVKLSLSIAMNSPQAIGRLSTFDPLAPEVAAWWRAKVDEIYKAIPDFGGVIIKADSEGQPGPLQYGRTPAEAANVLARALKPHGGVVLYRGFVYNHHLDWHDPKADRARAGYDNFHTLDGQFDDNVIVQIKNGPIDFQVREPVSPLFAGLHKTNEAIELQITQEYTGQQRHLVFLVPMWKTALDTDMHVSGMRYSMVRDIVTGRTFRRPMGGFVGVANVGLDDYWLGHPLAMANLYGFGRLAWDPVLSSATISDEWTRLTFGNDADVRSVVDTLLLNSWHIYEEYTGPLGVGTLTDIIGVHYGPGIESAERNGWGQWIRADHNGIGMDRTVATGTGYIGQYPAGLAAEYETLKACPDELLLFMHHVPYTYRLHDHKTVIQYIYDTHYAGATAAAVQVPAWETLEGKVPDRTYFEVLRRLNYQAGHSLVWRDAVVNWFHRMSGIADDKGRVGNYPDRTEAEAMQLERYVPVAVTPWETASGGKAVVCHTASCSASMGFTRATGWYDIAVQYFDLREGASRFTLEVNGTAIDTWKADDTLPSQKLDGHTSTRHTSHDVALHSGDRISIIGVPDGKEPAPIDYLEITPASGSERSVRRKGPQEEIHGNKDH; this is translated from the coding sequence GTGCTTGTTTCGGCAAGCGTGCTGTTCGCTTCGCCTGTACCGGGAGCGCGACAGCCGGTCGATCCCCAAGCAGCCTGGCTTGCCTACAACGCCGTGGACGCACAGCGTGTCTTCCCTGCCGGGACTGCGATGCCCAATACGGTGCTGAGGTTGGGGGACTCGGCGGTGGAGATTTCGGCTGCGGACGAACTGCATCGTGGATTCGAGGGGATGTTGCATCGGATTCTGCGGCTTGATACCGATGCCGTACAAGCTAGCAAAGATCATGACCTGATCGTTATAGGCACAGCGAAGGAGATTGCTGCATGGCGGCCGTCACTGCGCGAAAAGAAACCTCTTCAGCCTGAGGGGTTTCGTCTACGAAGTGTTGTTGCGGGCAAGGATTCGCTGCTGATTGTTGAGGGCGCGGATGAACGCGGGGCCTTGTACGGTGCGTTCACACTACTGCGCATGATTGCCGAGGAGCGACCTCTAACTCAGCTTGATGATGTCGAGGCCCCGTCTGCAGCGGTGCGTTGGACGAATGAGTGGGACAATCCCGACGGATCGATTGAGCGCGGTTATGCGGGGCGGTCGATCTTCTTCGACAAAGGCGATGTGCGCCAGGATATGTCTCGCGCCAGGGAGTACGCGCGGCTGCTGGCTTCCGTGGGAATCAATGGCTGCACGATCAATAACGTGAATGCAGATCCGAGCCTGTTGAGACCGGAGAAGCTCGCTGAGATTGCGCGCATTGCGGCTGCATTTCGTCCGTATGGAGTGAAGCTGTCACTTTCAATTGCGATGAATAGTCCGCAGGCGATTGGGAGGCTTTCGACGTTTGATCCGCTTGCTCCGGAGGTCGCTGCCTGGTGGCGCGCAAAAGTGGATGAAATTTATAAAGCCATTCCGGACTTTGGCGGCGTCATCATCAAAGCAGACTCAGAGGGTCAGCCCGGACCCTTGCAGTACGGGAGAACTCCAGCCGAAGCGGCCAATGTGTTGGCCCGGGCACTCAAGCCGCATGGCGGCGTGGTATTGTATCGGGGCTTTGTCTATAACCATCATCTGGATTGGCACGATCCGAAGGCCGATCGTGCGCGCGCGGGCTACGACAACTTCCATACGCTCGACGGACAATTCGACGACAACGTGATTGTGCAAATCAAGAATGGGCCAATTGACTTCCAAGTGCGTGAGCCGGTATCACCGTTGTTTGCCGGATTGCATAAGACCAACGAAGCCATCGAACTTCAGATTACGCAGGAGTATACCGGGCAACAACGGCATCTGGTATTCCTCGTGCCGATGTGGAAGACAGCGCTCGATACCGATATGCATGTATCGGGAATGCGCTACAGCATGGTGCGCGACATCGTGACCGGCAGAACGTTCAGGAGGCCGATGGGCGGATTTGTCGGCGTTGCCAATGTTGGGCTTGATGATTACTGGCTGGGGCATCCGCTGGCAATGGCTAATCTGTATGGGTTTGGCAGGTTGGCATGGGACCCCGTGCTCTCGTCGGCCACGATCAGCGATGAATGGACACGGCTGACGTTCGGCAACGATGCAGATGTCCGGAGCGTTGTTGACACGTTGCTATTGAATTCATGGCACATTTATGAGGAGTACACCGGACCGCTCGGCGTGGGGACACTAACCGACATCATCGGCGTGCACTACGGGCCGGGAATTGAATCGGCTGAGCGGAACGGGTGGGGACAATGGATTCGCGCCGATCACAATGGCATCGGTATGGACCGCACGGTAGCAACGGGGACCGGGTACATCGGACAGTATCCTGCCGGCCTGGCAGCGGAATACGAAACGCTGAAGGCGTGTCCCGATGAATTGCTGTTGTTCATGCACCACGTTCCGTACACCTACAGGCTTCATGACCACAAGACAGTGATTCAGTACATTTATGACACGCACTATGCGGGAGCCACCGCGGCTGCGGTGCAGGTTCCGGCGTGGGAGACGCTGGAAGGCAAGGTTCCGGACAGAACATATTTTGAGGTCCTGCGGCGACTGAATTATCAGGCCGGTCACTCGCTGGTATGGCGCGATGCAGTAGTGAACTGGTTCCATCGCATGTCAGGCATTGCCGACGACAAGGGACGCGTGGGCAACTATCCTGACCGCACTGAAGCCGAAGCGATGCAGCTTGAGAGGTACGTTCCGGTTGCCGTGACACCCTGGGAGACAGCATCAGGCGGCAAAGCGGTGGTTTGTCACACAGCATCGTGTTCGGCCAGCATGGGGTTCACACGTGCAACTGGATGGTATGACATTGCGGTGCAATACTTTGATCTGCGCGAAGGCGCTTCAAGGTTCACGCTTGAGGTGAATGGCACGGCAATCGACACGTGGAAAGCGGATGACACGCTGCCTTCGCAGAAGCTGGATGGGCACACATCGACGCGACATACCTCTCACGACGTCGCATTACACTCTGGTGATCGCATCAGCATCATTGGCGTGCCGGATGGTAAGGAGCCGGCGCCAATCGATTATCTTGAGATAACCCCTGCCTCTGGTTCAGAGCGGTCAGTACGACGAAAGGGTCCGCAAGAGGAGATTCATGGAAACAAAGATCATTGA
- a CDS encoding MIP/aquaporin family protein: MKRQYIGELIAETIAVFIIIAFGDSVAAMYTLYSPSPYQGAYWGVCIAWGLAVTMAIYATGSVSGTHANPAVTLALAMYRKFSWAKVVPYCIAQVVGGFLGAGLVYMLYSPVINHFNQVSNLTRAAGGAAGVFFTHPGLAITPMHAFGDEIVLTAALIFGIFAITEQYNEMAPGANSGALIIGLLVALIGASMGYLEAWAINPARDFGPRFFCFFAGWGSAALPSPQNYWWVPIVGPLIGGALGGAVYQYLIRPYLPAHLRALSGESK, translated from the coding sequence ATGAAGCGTCAATATATCGGAGAGTTGATTGCGGAGACGATAGCGGTCTTCATCATCATTGCATTTGGCGACTCGGTGGCCGCCATGTACACGCTGTACTCTCCCAGCCCGTATCAGGGAGCATATTGGGGCGTGTGCATTGCATGGGGGCTCGCTGTGACCATGGCGATCTACGCCACCGGATCAGTCTCGGGCACGCACGCAAATCCGGCGGTCACGCTGGCGCTTGCCATGTACCGCAAATTTTCGTGGGCCAAGGTCGTTCCCTATTGCATCGCGCAGGTGGTGGGAGGATTTCTAGGTGCGGGGCTCGTCTACATGCTGTACTCACCCGTCATCAACCACTTCAATCAGGTCTCGAACCTGACACGTGCGGCTGGCGGAGCTGCTGGAGTGTTCTTCACCCATCCCGGCCTGGCGATTACTCCCATGCACGCCTTCGGTGACGAGATTGTCCTTACGGCGGCTTTGATCTTCGGAATTTTCGCAATCACCGAGCAGTACAACGAGATGGCTCCCGGCGCGAACTCTGGCGCACTGATCATCGGCTTGCTCGTGGCCCTGATAGGCGCATCGATGGGCTATCTGGAAGCTTGGGCCATCAACCCTGCCCGCGACTTCGGCCCGCGCTTCTTTTGCTTCTTTGCCGGATGGGGAAGCGCAGCGTTGCCATCACCACAAAACTACTGGTGGGTACCAATTGTCGGCCCGTTGATCGGCGGTGCCCTTGGTGGCGCAGTCTATCAGTATTTGATCCGTCCATATCTCCCCGCCCATCTCCGCGCGTTGAGCGGCGAATCAAAATAG
- a CDS encoding ROK family protein, which produces MPEKVSVANGSAKGVNRVDLAYSKLASSEVARDINRDIVLELVRTRQPVSRADLSRISGLQPSTISAIIEQLLTEKWVVEGAAVQRPRGRRPTLISLNDDLVMLAADIRPNQAIVAVVDLNGRFLAREVIPLVSEPERGVNNMVECMKRMQRSHPSKTFEGVGISLPGRVDPATQRLILSPNLKWSQYDIKSAVEKRISLRVELSNAANAALLSEMWFGRMDGVRNAALITISEGVGTAILANGQIIVGKDGLAGEFGHIPIDPSGPQCGCGMKGCWEMFASSRAALRYYAELNQGAPPITIQELLHRAEDGDKHAVSALTKQAAHLGRGLRLVTAALSPEVILLTGDITASWSTFGPIVQNELESQMLAGTAPRIMITSDGELARLRGAGAIALQRHSGYYHSPHAAQHERTTHKPVSRRRRLAPTNGKR; this is translated from the coding sequence ATGCCTGAAAAGGTTTCAGTTGCGAATGGAAGTGCCAAAGGTGTGAATCGGGTAGATCTTGCCTACTCCAAACTCGCCTCCAGCGAAGTCGCACGCGATATCAATCGCGACATCGTGCTGGAGTTGGTGCGCACGCGTCAGCCCGTCTCTCGCGCCGATCTTTCGCGCATCTCGGGACTCCAACCAAGCACGATCTCGGCCATCATCGAGCAGCTGCTCACTGAGAAATGGGTCGTCGAAGGTGCTGCGGTACAACGCCCGCGTGGACGCCGACCAACACTCATCTCGCTGAACGACGATCTCGTTATGCTCGCCGCAGACATCCGGCCCAACCAGGCGATTGTTGCAGTTGTGGACCTGAACGGGAGGTTCCTCGCCCGCGAGGTCATTCCTCTGGTCTCCGAGCCTGAGCGGGGTGTTAACAACATGGTCGAGTGCATGAAGCGGATGCAGAGGTCACATCCGAGCAAGACGTTCGAGGGCGTTGGCATTAGCCTGCCCGGCCGCGTCGATCCAGCCACGCAGAGGCTAATCCTCTCGCCTAATCTCAAGTGGTCGCAGTACGACATCAAGAGCGCTGTCGAAAAGAGAATCAGTCTGCGCGTCGAGTTAAGCAACGCCGCCAACGCCGCGCTTCTGTCGGAGATGTGGTTCGGCCGCATGGATGGTGTGCGCAATGCTGCACTCATTACCATTTCCGAGGGCGTGGGCACGGCCATTCTCGCCAATGGCCAGATCATCGTGGGTAAAGATGGGCTCGCCGGCGAGTTCGGTCACATCCCCATCGATCCCTCCGGTCCACAATGTGGTTGTGGCATGAAAGGCTGCTGGGAGATGTTCGCCTCTTCGCGCGCCGCTCTTCGTTACTATGCGGAGCTCAATCAGGGCGCGCCACCCATTACAATTCAGGAACTACTACATCGCGCCGAAGACGGTGACAAGCACGCCGTCTCCGCCCTTACGAAACAGGCAGCGCACCTCGGTCGCGGCCTCCGTCTCGTTACTGCTGCGCTCTCGCCTGAGGTCATCCTGCTGACTGGCGATATCACCGCGTCCTGGTCCACCTTCGGGCCAATCGTTCAGAATGAGCTTGAATCCCAGATGCTTGCCGGCACAGCACCTAGAATTATGATCACAAGCGATGGCGAACTTGCCCGTCTGCGCGGAGCCGGTGCAATTGCATTACAACGTCACTCAGGCTACTATCACTCCCCACATGCGGCGCAACACGAACGCACTACGCACAAGCCCGTCTCAAGGAGACGGCGTCTTGCCCCAACCAACGGTAAGCGCTAA